The Cucurbita pepo subsp. pepo cultivar mu-cu-16 chromosome LG05, ASM280686v2, whole genome shotgun sequence nucleotide sequence tttctcatttgcatgattatatttttgcCCACTGGTCTGGATTTATTTATATAGGATAATATcgttgattttaaatttactcGAGAGAAAGAAAGGCAAGAGAGTGGACAAAACTTAAAAGAGACGGGTGGCGAAAGCCCGAAGAGGAAAATCCATTGAAAGAATTATAGTCAGGCGTCACCTCGGCGTATTGTTATCCGACTTCATAAGCAAGATGCCATTGCCGGCTTTCGTCTCAAGCATTACGCTTGTTCATTCTCCTTCaagcttctttctcctctccaaatTATCCAGGTCTGCTTTCTCTTACCTGCAATTATTACTTCACTCGGCCTTTTCCGATCAAAACGAAACTAATTGTTTACATTTCAGCGGTTTCTTTTTGGATATTCTGATTTTAGGCCGAGAATGTCCTCGCCCACATCTCCTTCGGTTTCGATTCCTATTCCTCAAAATCGCGTGGTTGTGAGTTTTCTTCTCTCCCTCTTGATCGCTCTGGCTCTGATTACTGACAACTATTTTTGTGCTCTTATTTTCATTGTCCTTATGAGTGTATATCAATTGGATCATTGAGATTGATTGAATGGTCGGGTATGTGTTTGCAGCTTGGTGTTGGTACTGTGTCTGTTGATTTTTTGGCGGCAGTGACTTCTTATCCAAATCCTGACGACAAAATTAGAACCACTAGCTTAAAGGTATGTTCGCTTCTGTTAGGGACGCGATCGAGACGTGAATTTTTGTGACTGCCTAGCTATATATTAAGCATTTctaaaatttgtgtttatgTGATATGTTGACTTGCTCGAACTTGGCTTTATCCTGTGATGAAAGATTCAGTGTTGACTAAAGTGACTCGGATGAGCTATCTGAAAGGATAATTTTTTGTCCAATTTATTATGTCAAGTTTTCGACGTTGTTGAAAACTGGAATGTTGTCAGTTCAGACTTATTTTTTCTTGCCCTGTGAAATTTCTCAAGTTTTGATAGACGTGTCAAGCCTTAATCACAGTTTTATGGTCTCTTTTTGCAGAAGTATTGTTCTAACTAACCAGTATACCATTTATGATTCACATACACCCCACGGGTGATTCAGTGTTAATGTAATGGACAGTGGGAACATATACTTATAATATCTGGACTTGCAGAGCCGTAGGAAGTGAATATGTTTGGAGTAGAGCTTAGCATATAACATGTGAGATTAGTGGAGCCTAATCATCAAGATGGCTTAGTTAGGGAATCGCTGAAAGGCCGTTCGAAAcccaaattaaatgaaatggagAAAAGGTAGCAAACGAGCACTACATTGCAGCAAAACAGAAAGCCAAGAATTTGAGAAGGAAGTGTCATGGGGCTACCCTAGAGCAGCATGATGCAAAGCCAACATAAAATAGTTAGAGAACCTTGGCGCTACTCTAGAGTGCCATGGTGCTAGACCTAAAGCGGAGTAGAGTTCTTGAAGTGTCAGCCTTCATGGCACTGGTGCATGTAGCAAATAATGCCCTTGGATTCTTCTAGTTAATTGATATTTTCCTCCTTTATTTGTAAGGAAGGGAAGCGACAACTAGGTGTTTCGAGTGTTTTagagtttaatttttagagaTGAACATAGAGGGAAACACTTGTTTGATGAACTGTCTTGGCTTCAACCATATGGAATTCTagacatttttctttctatgaATTTGGCTTACTTGAAAAGAATCTGTAGCACTCATTTTCCCCTTGTAATAAGTTCAATATATGTTTGGATTTGTAAATCCTCTTgtattataaatgaaatatgtTCTTACAATAAAAAGATGATAGTTTATATATACTTTAACCATTTGGAGAACCTGTTGTTTGACATGGCTGATGACTTCTTAGGTACAAGGTGGGGGAAATGTAGGGAATGCTTTAACTTCTGCAGCTCGGTTGGGTTTAACAGCACGGATAATTTCCAAGGTTGCACTTTATCCTTAGCATGTTTCCTTTAACCAGCTCAACTTCCGAGTATTGAATGGAACTAGTGTATGTAACATATTCGTGCACGATAAAATTGTAGGTTGCAAATGATAGTCAAGGAAGGAGTATATTGGAAGAGCTAGAAGCTGATGGCGTCGATACATCTTTTCTTGTAGTAAGCTCTTCGTGTTGcagaattttaaatatctgtGACTTGCATTATCGTAATTGACTTTTGCACTATCTTTACAATATTGCCCACCTTTTGCTGTACTTTGCACCTAGTGTATATTACATGGGATTTGGATGacgatattttcttttcctaatgCTAGtgttatgatgatgcatgTTATCTTCAGCCTACAGATATAACGCTAATGGTTGTCTTTTGGAATACAAGGGCTTGAATGCTCTAAGTCTACTTCTTACTATTGAATTACATTACTGTCTGCCACTGAATATTGTTACTTGGCATTGATGTCCAGAGTAATCTGAAGTTTGGCATTTTAAATGGCTTCgtgattttttcaatttgcAAAATTCTCTTTAGCATGTATGTTTCGTCAATAGTTGTCTATCTTATGAACTGGTCACCTActatttgtaaaatatttagtCATAATTTGATTCTTCTTATCAATGAAATGTAACTTTTGCATCTATTTGTTCATTTGAGGTCAGAAGTTCAAAGGACTCACCCCCACTtttgtactaaaaaataaaatgtaatgtTTTCAGTTCAATGTAAAATGTGTTTCTACAAacatttcatctttttcctACTATTTGTTATCTGAAAGATATCTGCTCTCTTTTCGTGATGGGAATTTAAGTTATTCCTATGAGTTAACACGTTTGTGATTTTGTATCTTCTCAGGTTTCTGAAGGGGGTATTTCACCATTTACCTATGTTATTGTGGATAATAAAACGTAAGCTTTTGCATTTTTATGCTTCTCTACTTCGTCTATTTGCTGAACGATTAGCTGCAGACTATACAATTAGTGATGagctaaattacaaaattgtaGTATATTGGCCTAAAATACTCAAGCGAATTTGTATATTTCTGAAGAATATTGCATTTATATTATTCTGTCTTATAATGAGGCAGAAGGATTAGTACGAGGCCTTTTCATAGAGGTCAAAGAAGGGTAATACTTGAGGCTAAAAATTTGTATGAGGCAAGCAAGCATAAGCCTTTTAAAACAATGTCGCGCATTGAATTCAAAGTGTGATATTTTGTGGGTCGTAAAGAACATATACCTTCTACATTCTTGTTATAGCCTcatagtttttatattttgatctTTCAAAGAGAAGTcttattataaggaatgtaCATAATCAAACTCACAATTCATTTATGGTGAACCTTTTTAGACACACTCGTACATGCATCCACACCCCTGGTTCTCCTCCCATGGTGCCAGATGACCTTTCACGATCAAGTTTGTTGTCTGCTTTAGATGGTGCTAGAATTGTATATTTTGACGCAAGATTGTATGAAACTGCTCTGGTTGTTGCGCAAGAGGTaacatatcaattttttttaatgcttcaCTTGCTTTGTCGAGTATTCTCTTTCAAGTAGATTTATAAGAGCCAGACTTCTGTATTCCTCTCCTACAGTGAAAAATCGAAAGAAACTCgtcacttttcttctttcagcTTTTGGcttattgtttcttttattttcacttcTCAATTATCTTTGAACTGGCTGTTAGTCTGTAACTAACACCTTTTTGATCCATGTTGTATGGGATGTTAATTTTACTTACTACAGGCCGCTCGGCAGAATATACCTGTCTTGGTCGATGcagaaaggaaaagggaaggtCTGGATGATCTCCTGACATTTGCCAATTATGTTGTCTGCTCAGCAAAATTTCCACAGGCAAGTGTTCTTTCTTCGTTCCTCTTTTTCGAAGTAGTccttttcatcaaaattttccCCTCCGGAAATTGAATTCCAACTGTACATATTTCTCCTggatatctttttaatttttaaattgtgctTTGGATTTTTAAGTTTGTACTTTTGATCCCCTggtctttattaattttcttgcaTGCTCGTATAGCTGCTTATGCCTCAAGTAACTTTTGTGTTTGCTTGGGAGTGTTTTTAATGCCACGTGCAAGCAAGATGATATTGCTTTTTTCATCTACTAGCATACATAATTATTATGCCGTGCATGttatatcttatatatatGTGCTCATATTTTCTGTTGTTACTAAATTATGGAACCGTTATTTGATGGGACAGGAATGGACAGAGGCACCATCGATTCCATCTGCACTTGTTTCCATGCTTCTTCGACTTCCAAAACTCAGATTTGTGATTGTCACCTTGGGTGAAAATGGATGCATAATGCTCGAAAGAATTACTAATGGTGAGTTTTGATGATCAATTTTCTACTATGCCGTTGGCATCATATGATGCTGCCCACCACAAGCGGTGGATATCATTTAGGTACAAAACtttgtgaattttaatttatatttaaaattaacaggTAGTTTCTCTTTTTCTGGCAGAAACACCTGATCAGTTAGAAGAGTTTGAAGTAGACAGCTTACTTGAAGTGATCAAGGGCAGAAAGGACAAGAACATAAATATTCCAACTTCTGTTTCATCGGTAAAATCTCATTATTTTGGCGTATCTTCAATCCTACTATAGTCCTTGACAAAATGATTTGTCTGTTTACATATGAGGTTATGAATGAGATTCGGTTAAATtccgtcttttttttttcagccAGTGGCCAAATTGAGAGCTGAGGGGATAGGGACAGTTTGCGGCAGGCTGTTGCTCGGAACAGCTGAGAAAATTCCAGAGTCCGAGATTGTCGATACAACTGGTGCTGGAGATGCTTTCATTGGAGCAGTTCTTTATGGTTCGTAATAGGAACAATTTTATCTGATAACTT carries:
- the LOC111794619 gene encoding ribokinase-like; translated protein: MPLPAFVSSITLVHSPSSFFLLSKLSRPRMSSPTSPSVSIPIPQNRVVLGVGTVSVDFLAAVTSYPNPDDKIRTTSLKVQGGGNVGNALTSAARLGLTARIISKVANDSQGRSILEELEADGVDTSFLVVSEGGISPFTYVIVDNKTHTRTCIHTPGSPPMVPDDLSRSSLLSALDGARIVYFDARLYETALVVAQEAARQNIPVLVDAERKREGLDDLLTFANYVVCSAKFPQEWTEAPSIPSALVSMLLRLPKLRFVIVTLGENGCIMLERITNETPDQLEEFEVDSLLEVIKGRKDKNINIPTSVSSPVAKLRAEGIGTVCGRLLLGTAEKIPESEIVDTTGAGDAFIGAVLYALCANMPPEKLLPFSAQVAAGCCRALGARSGLPYRTDPCLASFLQ